From the Microbacterium sp. W4I4 genome, one window contains:
- a CDS encoding sugar phosphate isomerase/epimerase, with protein MADSNITWTLSGFGDEIDPDPLVQVAVLKALGARHIEVRSAWGVNVVDLSDEQLAELTRLLKDAGMQASAVASPIGKVDVSLEPELEVERLRRIIRVAHALETPNIRIFSFFRGEGVSVESTRDAVMVRMRALADEAEREKVTLLHENEKDIYGDTPERVLDLVESVGSSALRLAWDSANFVQVGVAHPHDDGFAMLRPHLDYLQVKDAVAATGTVVPAGQGDGQVLKTIQALAADGYAGYASLEPHLDEAHALGGFSGPEAFGQAARAFAGLLDQAGVGTR; from the coding sequence ATGGCTGACTCGAACATCACCTGGACCCTCTCCGGATTCGGCGACGAGATCGATCCCGATCCGCTCGTGCAGGTCGCCGTCCTCAAGGCGCTCGGCGCGCGCCACATCGAGGTGCGCAGCGCCTGGGGAGTGAACGTCGTCGACCTCTCCGACGAGCAGCTCGCCGAGCTCACCCGGTTGCTGAAGGATGCCGGGATGCAGGCCTCCGCCGTGGCATCCCCCATCGGCAAGGTCGACGTCTCCCTCGAGCCGGAGCTGGAGGTCGAGCGCCTGCGCCGCATCATCCGCGTCGCGCACGCGCTCGAGACCCCGAACATCCGGATCTTCTCGTTCTTCCGCGGCGAGGGCGTCTCGGTGGAGAGCACGCGCGACGCCGTGATGGTGCGCATGCGCGCGCTGGCCGATGAGGCCGAGCGCGAGAAGGTCACGCTGCTGCACGAGAACGAGAAGGACATCTACGGCGACACTCCCGAGCGCGTCCTCGACCTGGTCGAGTCCGTCGGGTCGTCCGCCCTGCGCCTGGCCTGGGACAGCGCCAATTTCGTGCAGGTCGGCGTCGCCCACCCGCACGACGACGGCTTCGCGATGCTGCGCCCGCACCTCGACTACCTGCAGGTGAAGGATGCCGTCGCCGCCACCGGCACGGTCGTGCCGGCCGGTCAGGGGGATGGCCAGGTGCTCAAGACCATCCAGGCTCTCGCTGCCGACGGCTATGCCGGGTACGCATCACTCGAACCGCACCTCGACGAGGCGCACGCACTCGGCGGCTTCTCCGGTCCCGAGGCGTTCGGCCAAGCCGCGCGCGCCTTCGCCGGGCTGCTCGACCAGGCCGGCGTGGGCACCCGATGA
- a CDS encoding Gfo/Idh/MocA family protein has product MTVRAAVIGLGDISALHLDAIAGLADAELVAVCDIDAERAQTAAARLGVAAFTDHRSLLAAAKPDVVHICTPHSEHAVAVVDALDAGVDVIVEKPVARDPQQAAAVEDAAARSSAKIAVCFQNRYNTPVRAAKEMLDSGELGAITGAAGTVIWHRTPEYYQASPWRGTWAGGGGGLLMNQAIHTLDLLRWLVGPVTAVAGTASTRALPIAVEDTAELTLTHENGAHSVFYATLAHAANEPITVDIVTEKARLSLRGDLTVTYADGRVETVAEERLATGERSYWGVSHERLITDFYLRRDDAEPFWITPGDGARLVDIIHEVYRGSYPEQSSQLTENPAPTENGVVIA; this is encoded by the coding sequence ATGACCGTCCGCGCGGCCGTGATCGGCCTCGGAGACATCTCGGCGCTTCACCTCGACGCGATCGCCGGACTGGCGGATGCCGAGCTGGTCGCGGTCTGCGACATCGACGCGGAGCGCGCGCAGACCGCGGCCGCCCGCCTCGGCGTCGCCGCGTTCACCGACCACCGCTCGCTGCTCGCCGCGGCGAAGCCGGACGTCGTGCACATCTGCACGCCGCACTCCGAGCACGCCGTGGCCGTCGTCGACGCACTGGACGCGGGGGTCGACGTGATCGTCGAGAAGCCCGTCGCCCGCGACCCGCAGCAGGCGGCCGCGGTGGAGGATGCCGCGGCCCGCAGCTCCGCGAAGATCGCGGTGTGCTTCCAGAACCGATACAACACCCCGGTGCGCGCCGCGAAGGAGATGCTGGATTCCGGCGAGCTCGGCGCGATCACCGGAGCCGCCGGCACCGTGATCTGGCACCGCACGCCGGAGTACTACCAGGCCTCGCCGTGGCGCGGGACCTGGGCCGGCGGTGGTGGCGGGCTGCTGATGAACCAGGCCATCCACACCCTCGACCTGCTGCGCTGGCTGGTCGGACCGGTGACCGCGGTCGCCGGCACCGCATCCACACGCGCGCTGCCGATCGCCGTCGAGGACACTGCCGAGCTGACACTGACGCACGAGAACGGCGCGCACTCGGTGTTCTACGCCACCCTCGCGCACGCTGCAAACGAGCCGATCACGGTGGACATCGTCACCGAGAAGGCGCGGCTCAGCCTGCGCGGTGACCTGACCGTCACCTATGCGGACGGTCGCGTCGAGACGGTCGCCGAGGAGCGCCTCGCGACCGGCGAGCGCTCGTACTGGGGCGTCTCGCACGAGCGCCTCATCACCGACTTCTACCTGCGACGCGACGACGCGGAGCCGTTCTGGATCACTCCGGGCGACGGCGCGCGTCTCGTCGACATCATCCACGAGGTCTACCGGGGCTCCTACCCCGAGCAGTCCTCGCAGCTCACAGAGAACCCCGCACCCACAGAGAACGGAGTGGTCATCGCATGA
- a CDS encoding glycoside hydrolase family 3 protein, with protein sequence MVDLSQAPFHLDRDAIDWVETTISSMTPDEKIGQLFINLNVSFAEGYLDDVVGRYGVGGIRFMGSDSATVQQHIRYAQSIAKIPLLVASNPEMGGAGSIDDGTLVTSHLGAGSSPDPDDAYRLGLVGGRETAAIGCNWAFAPIVDIHRNWRNTVIGTRSFGDNADIVIERARRYFDGLSESGSAAAMKHFPGDGVDERDQHVVTTYNTLGYDEWNESYGRVYREMIGHGVQSIMIGHIGAPELSRRFRPEMTDAEILPATLAPELLQDLLRGELGFNGLILTDASMMVGMTQAMKRRDAVPAAIAAGCDMFLFFRDPAEDLEYLRTGIENGVVTEQRLHEALTRILGLKASLGLHITPKDQLVPPVQALAVIGDDEHLAIAAGVADRSVTLVKDTQQNLPLSPKTHPRIRLYGVTGQSDFTGTDPNAYLDVARDELERAGFEVHVFKNALQRRADGEENVYFHTVMAEEANGAYAERYDAAIVFANVAGFAQEATVRIRWSTPMASEIPWYVTEVPTIFVSLNQPNHLVDVPMVKTLIHSHAPSREAIHATVEKITGASEFTGTFNDNVWCGDIWGTRL encoded by the coding sequence ATGGTCGATCTGTCTCAGGCACCGTTCCATCTCGATCGCGACGCGATCGACTGGGTCGAGACGACGATCTCATCGATGACCCCCGACGAGAAGATCGGTCAGCTGTTCATCAACCTGAATGTGTCGTTCGCCGAGGGCTACCTCGACGACGTCGTCGGCCGGTACGGCGTCGGCGGCATCCGGTTCATGGGATCCGACTCGGCCACCGTGCAGCAGCACATCCGCTACGCGCAGTCGATCGCGAAGATCCCGCTGCTGGTGGCATCCAATCCTGAGATGGGCGGCGCCGGCAGCATCGACGACGGCACGCTCGTCACCAGCCACCTCGGCGCCGGGTCCAGCCCCGACCCCGACGACGCCTACCGGCTCGGCCTGGTGGGCGGCCGCGAGACCGCGGCGATCGGATGCAACTGGGCATTCGCCCCGATCGTCGACATCCACCGCAACTGGCGCAACACCGTGATCGGCACGCGCTCGTTCGGCGACAACGCCGACATCGTCATCGAGCGCGCCAGGCGCTACTTCGACGGGCTCAGCGAGTCGGGCTCGGCCGCCGCCATGAAGCACTTCCCCGGCGACGGCGTCGACGAGCGCGACCAGCACGTCGTCACGACGTACAACACGCTCGGCTACGACGAGTGGAACGAGAGCTACGGCCGGGTGTACCGCGAGATGATCGGGCACGGCGTGCAGTCGATCATGATCGGTCATATCGGCGCTCCCGAACTGTCGCGTCGCTTCCGGCCCGAGATGACGGATGCCGAGATCCTGCCCGCGACCCTGGCGCCGGAACTGCTGCAGGATCTGCTCCGCGGCGAGCTGGGCTTCAACGGACTCATCCTCACCGACGCCTCGATGATGGTCGGCATGACGCAGGCGATGAAGCGACGCGACGCGGTGCCCGCCGCGATCGCCGCCGGCTGCGACATGTTCCTGTTCTTCCGCGACCCCGCCGAGGACCTCGAGTACCTGCGCACGGGCATCGAGAACGGCGTCGTCACCGAACAGCGCCTGCACGAGGCGCTCACCCGCATCCTGGGACTGAAGGCGTCGCTGGGACTGCACATCACACCGAAGGACCAGCTCGTCCCGCCGGTGCAGGCGCTCGCCGTCATCGGCGACGACGAGCACCTCGCGATCGCGGCGGGAGTCGCCGACCGCAGCGTGACGCTCGTGAAGGACACCCAGCAGAACCTGCCGCTGAGCCCGAAGACCCACCCCCGCATCCGCCTGTACGGCGTGACGGGGCAGTCGGACTTCACCGGCACCGACCCGAACGCCTACCTCGACGTCGCCCGCGACGAGCTCGAGCGCGCCGGCTTCGAGGTGCACGTCTTCAAGAACGCCCTGCAGCGCCGGGCCGACGGCGAGGAGAACGTGTACTTCCACACCGTGATGGCCGAGGAGGCCAACGGCGCGTACGCCGAGAGGTATGACGCGGCGATTGTCTTCGCGAACGTCGCGGGCTTCGCGCAGGAGGCGACGGTCCGCATCCGCTGGTCGACGCCGATGGCATCCGAGATCCCCTGGTACGTCACCGAGGTTCCCACGATCTTCGTCTCGCTGAACCAGCCGAACCACCTCGTCGACGTGCCGATGGTGAAGACGCTCATCCACTCCCACGCGCCCTCGCGCGAAGCCATCCACGCCACGGTCGAGAAGATCACCGGAGCATCCGAGTTCACCGGGACGTTCAACGACAACGTCTGGTGCGGAGACATCTGGGGGACCCGACTGTGA
- a CDS encoding Gfo/Idh/MocA family protein, producing the protein MTENKVRLGIIGLGAEGGMYAGLIADGKVPNMSIGAISDIDAAKKARADELNVPFYEDYLAMIESGDVDAIVTCVPHYLHPEMGIAALQRGVHTLLEKPVGVYTKQAREVIDLAASKPELTFGVFFNQRTNPLYVDLKNLIDSGELGALRHTSWIITNWWRPQGYYDQSGWRATWGGEGGGVLVNQAPHQLDLWQWMCGIPKSCFAKLSFGFRRDIAVEDEVNALVDFGDGATGHFMTATHDLVGTDRLEILFDKGKIVVDDSKTVTITRLKTSEQELSKSLGMEDVMKLFMGQMDPGEYYETETKEYESVWGLQHATVLQNFAANVLDGTELIAPGPDGINGVRLANAMHLSAWTGEEVDMVDFDEERYLAELNQRIRSEGKFAERS; encoded by the coding sequence ATGACTGAGAACAAGGTCCGCCTGGGCATCATCGGACTCGGTGCGGAGGGCGGCATGTACGCCGGCCTCATCGCCGACGGCAAGGTGCCGAACATGAGCATCGGCGCCATCAGCGACATCGACGCCGCCAAGAAGGCGCGCGCCGATGAGCTGAACGTGCCGTTCTACGAGGACTACCTCGCCATGATCGAGTCCGGCGACGTGGATGCCATCGTCACCTGCGTGCCGCACTACCTGCATCCCGAGATGGGCATCGCCGCCCTTCAGCGCGGCGTGCACACCCTGCTGGAGAAGCCGGTCGGTGTGTACACCAAGCAGGCCCGCGAGGTCATCGACCTCGCCGCATCCAAGCCCGAGCTCACCTTCGGCGTCTTCTTCAACCAGCGCACCAACCCGCTGTACGTCGACCTGAAGAACCTGATCGATTCCGGCGAGCTGGGCGCGCTGCGCCACACCTCGTGGATCATCACCAACTGGTGGCGTCCGCAGGGCTATTACGACCAGTCCGGCTGGCGCGCCACGTGGGGCGGCGAGGGCGGCGGCGTGCTCGTCAACCAGGCACCCCACCAGCTCGACCTATGGCAGTGGATGTGCGGCATTCCGAAGTCGTGCTTCGCCAAGCTCTCCTTCGGCTTCCGTCGCGACATCGCGGTGGAGGACGAGGTCAACGCGCTCGTCGACTTCGGCGACGGCGCCACCGGCCACTTCATGACCGCCACGCACGATCTGGTCGGCACGGACCGTCTGGAGATCCTCTTCGACAAGGGCAAGATCGTCGTCGACGACTCCAAGACCGTCACGATCACGCGTCTGAAGACATCCGAGCAGGAGCTGTCCAAGAGCCTCGGCATGGAAGACGTGATGAAGCTCTTCATGGGCCAGATGGACCCGGGTGAGTACTACGAGACCGAGACCAAGGAGTACGAGTCGGTCTGGGGTCTGCAGCACGCGACCGTGCTGCAGAATTTCGCCGCCAACGTGCTCGACGGCACCGAGCTGATCGCGCCCGGCCCCGACGGCATCAACGGCGTGCGCCTGGCGAACGCCATGCACCTGTCGGCGTGGACCGGCGAGGAGGTCGACATGGTCGACTTCGATGAGGAGCGCTACCTGGCCGAGCTGAACCAGCGCATCCGCAGCGAGGGGAAGTTCGCCGAGCGCAGCTGA